A segment of the Streptomyces sp. NBC_00376 genome:
GGTCGGCGCCGGTGATGCCGGGGCCACCCTTGCGGGCGACGTCGCCGCCGCCCGCGACATCGATGCAGAACAGCTGGGCGTCGGCGAGGGCCGGGCTGAAGGTGGCGGTCAGGTTGTCGCCGCCGCTCTCGACGAGTACCAGGTCGAGCGGCCCGTACGCCTCCTCCAGGTCCTCGACGGCGTCGAGGTTGGCGCTGACGTCGTCCCGGATCGCGGTGTGCGGGCAGGCGCCCGTCTCGACGGCCCGGATGCGTTCGGTGGGCAGCACCCCGGCCGACCGGAGGAAGCGGGCGTCCTCGTCGGTGTAGATGTCGTTGGTGACGACGGCCATGGCGAGTTCACCGGCCAGCTCGCGGCAGAGGGTGGCGAGGATCGAGCTCTTGCCGGTGCCGACCGGGCCCGCGACGCCGAGGCGCAGGGCGCGCGGCCGGTGTGTGTGCTCCTGGGTGTGCCCGTCGGGCGTTGCGTCGAGGTGCAGGTCAAGGTGCTGGTCAGGGTGCTGGTCAGGCAAGGAAGAGTCTCCGTTCTCGTTGTGCGTGTTCGAGCGCCCACTGTTCGGTGAGCGGGGGCGTACGGGCGGGCAGTCCGGCCGGGGTCCGTACCGCGAGGGCCTCGGCCACCGCGGCCGCCGCGTGCGGCTCGGCGTC
Coding sequences within it:
- the ureG gene encoding urease accessory protein UreG — its product is MHLDATPDGHTQEHTHRPRALRLGVAGPVGTGKSSILATLCRELAGELAMAVVTNDIYTDEDARFLRSAGVLPTERIRAVETGACPHTAIRDDVSANLDAVEDLEEAYGPLDLVLVESGGDNLTATFSPALADAQLFCIDVAGGGDVARKGGPGITGADLLIINKTDLAPHVEVDVAAMVSDASHARDGLPVLALSKHDPVSVAELADWVRDLLVRHRSGTHVPTDPGPMAPHSHNHSHDGS